A stretch of Pseudolysobacter antarcticus DNA encodes these proteins:
- the trpA gene encoding tryptophan synthase subunit alpha, with the protein MIPSTDTNRIDQRFAELKQQTRAGLIPFVTAGDPHPDYTVAIMHALVAAGADLIELGVPFSDPMADGPVIQHANERALLKHIGLKNILGWVDEFRRKDVQTPIVLMGYLNPIEIYGYARFADDAANAGVDGVLLVDCPVEEVDAAQTLRARGLRQIFLAAPTTDAKRLHELCDHAEGFVYYVSFAGITGASHLDLEPVKARVAAIKSLTNTPVAVGFGIKDAASAASVSEFADAVVIGSALVETLAGSSSADEAARRASDFLAPIRAALDALRTSHAA; encoded by the coding sequence ATGATTCCCAGCACAGATACCAATCGCATCGATCAGCGTTTTGCCGAGCTCAAGCAACAGACGCGCGCCGGATTGATTCCATTCGTCACCGCGGGTGATCCGCATCCGGATTACACCGTGGCGATCATGCACGCGCTCGTCGCCGCGGGCGCGGACCTGATCGAACTCGGCGTGCCGTTTTCCGATCCGATGGCGGATGGCCCGGTGATCCAGCACGCCAACGAGCGCGCACTGCTCAAGCATATCGGCCTCAAAAATATCCTCGGCTGGGTCGATGAATTCAGACGTAAAGACGTCCAAACGCCGATCGTGCTGATGGGTTATCTCAATCCGATCGAGATCTACGGTTACGCGCGATTTGCCGACGATGCGGCCAACGCTGGCGTCGATGGCGTGTTGCTTGTGGATTGTCCGGTTGAAGAAGTCGATGCGGCACAAACCCTGCGCGCGCGCGGATTGCGGCAGATTTTCCTCGCGGCGCCGACGACTGATGCCAAACGTCTGCACGAGCTTTGCGATCACGCCGAGGGTTTTGTCTATTACGTGTCCTTTGCCGGCATCACCGGTGCCAGTCATCTGGATCTGGAGCCGGTCAAGGCGCGCGTCGCGGCGATCAAAAGCCTCACCAATACGCCGGTTGCTGTGGGTTTCGGCATCAAGGATGCCGCTTCCGCAGCTAGCGTTTCCGAGTTCGCCGATGCTGTGGTGATCGGCAGCGCCTTGGTCGAAACGCTCGCCGGCAGCAGCAGCGCCGATGAAGCGGCGCGTCGCGCCAGCGATTTTCTTGCACCGATTCGCGCGGCGCTCGATGCGCTGCGCACTTCCCATGCCGCGTGA
- the trpB gene encoding tryptophan synthase subunit beta, whose protein sequence is MPDARGHFGPYGGVFVAETLMAPLAELTAAYLKLRDDAAFNAELERDLKYYVGRPSPIYHAERLSKKIGGAQILLKREDLNHTGAHKINNTIGQVLVARHMGKRRIIAETGAGQHGVATATVCARMGMDCVVYMGATDIERQAINVYRMKLLGATVIPVHSGSKTLKDALNEALRDWVTNVADTFYIIGTVAGPHPYPMMVRDFNAVVGREARAQMLEQYGCLPDALVACVGGGSNAIGLFHAFLNDPDVAMIGAEAAGDGIETGRHAASLSAGRPGVLHGNRTYVICDDNGQITETHSISAGLDYPGVGPEHAWLKDSGRALYIGVTDDEAMEGFHALALNEGILAALESSHAVAQGIKVAREMRPDQYVLVNLSGRGDKDMQTIANREGITL, encoded by the coding sequence ATGCCCGATGCCCGCGGCCACTTCGGCCCGTACGGCGGTGTGTTTGTTGCCGAAACGCTGATGGCGCCGCTGGCCGAACTCACGGCGGCGTATTTGAAGCTGCGTGACGACGCTGCGTTCAACGCTGAACTCGAACGTGATTTGAAATATTACGTCGGCCGACCCAGCCCGATTTATCACGCCGAACGCCTGTCGAAAAAAATCGGCGGCGCGCAAATTCTGCTCAAGCGCGAGGATCTCAATCACACCGGCGCGCACAAGATCAACAACACCATCGGCCAGGTGCTGGTGGCGCGGCATATGGGCAAGCGTCGCATCATCGCCGAGACTGGCGCAGGCCAGCACGGCGTCGCCACCGCAACGGTGTGCGCGCGCATGGGCATGGACTGCGTGGTGTACATGGGCGCGACCGATATCGAGCGCCAGGCGATCAACGTCTATCGAATGAAGCTGCTCGGCGCGACGGTGATACCAGTGCATTCCGGCTCGAAGACATTGAAAGATGCGCTCAACGAAGCGTTGCGTGATTGGGTGACGAATGTCGCCGATACTTTCTACATTATCGGCACCGTGGCCGGGCCGCATCCGTATCCGATGATGGTGCGCGATTTCAACGCCGTGGTCGGTCGCGAAGCGCGCGCGCAGATGCTTGAGCAATACGGCTGTCTACCCGATGCGCTGGTAGCGTGTGTTGGCGGCGGTTCGAACGCGATCGGCTTGTTCCATGCGTTCCTGAACGATCCCGATGTCGCGATGATAGGTGCGGAAGCTGCCGGCGATGGCATCGAAACCGGACGCCATGCCGCCTCGCTTTCCGCCGGACGCCCGGGCGTGTTGCACGGCAATCGCACCTACGTGATCTGCGACGACAACGGCCAGATCACCGAAACCCATTCGATTTCCGCGGGCCTGGATTATCCCGGCGTCGGCCCTGAACACGCCTGGCTTAAGGACAGCGGTCGCGCGTTATATATCGGCGTCACTGACGACGAGGCGATGGAAGGATTCCACGCGCTGGCGTTGAACGAAGGCATCCTCGCCGCGCTCGAATCCAGCCACGCCGTGGCGCAGGGCATCAAGGTCGCGCGCGAAATGCGTCCGGATCAGTACGTGCTTGTGAACCTGTCCGGTCGTGGCGACAAGGACATGCAGACGATCGCCAATCGCGAAGGGATTACGCTTTGA
- a CDS encoding phosphoribosylanthranilate isomerase produces MLALMRTRVKFCGITRMNDALEAAALGVDALGFVFTRESKRYIALENACVIRAALPPFVACVALFMDDDAVWVAEVLKKFGPDYLQFHGNEDAGYCDSFASPYLKAIAMGAAQNVAAFAAKYPGAGGFLLDSHAVGAAGGSGETFDWTRVPRDITRPLLLAGGLTPDNIADAIRQVQPYGVDVSSGIEAAPGIKDSQKMRKFIEEVNRVSA; encoded by the coding sequence ATGCTTGCCTTGATGCGCACGCGCGTAAAATTTTGTGGCATCACGCGCATGAACGATGCGCTGGAAGCTGCCGCGCTTGGAGTTGATGCCTTAGGTTTCGTGTTCACGCGAGAGAGCAAGCGTTACATCGCGTTGGAAAATGCCTGTGTGATTCGTGCCGCGTTGCCACCGTTCGTGGCATGCGTTGCACTTTTCATGGATGATGATGCGGTATGGGTTGCCGAGGTTTTGAAAAAATTTGGTCCGGATTATCTGCAATTCCACGGCAACGAAGACGCCGGCTATTGTGATAGTTTCGCCAGCCCTTACCTCAAGGCGATAGCGATGGGTGCGGCGCAAAATGTTGCAGCGTTTGCGGCGAAATATCCGGGTGCTGGCGGATTTCTTCTCGACAGCCATGCGGTCGGTGCAGCCGGTGGCAGCGGCGAGACGTTCGACTGGACGCGCGTGCCGCGAGATATCACGCGACCGTTGTTGCTTGCCGGCGGATTGACGCCGGATAACATTGCCGACGCGATCCGCCAGGTGCAGCCGTATGGCGTGGATGTGTCCAGTGGCATAGAAGCCGCACCGGGGATCAAGGATAGTCAGAAGATGCGAAAATTCATCGAAGAGGTAAACCGTGTCAGTGCCTGA
- the truA gene encoding tRNA pseudouridine(38-40) synthase TruA: MRIALGVEYDGTDFLGWQRQQHGPSVQATLERALSFVADAPIEVVCAGRTDAGVHARCQVVHFDTKAERAPRGWMLGVSSRLPDSVCVLWAQTVSEDFHARFGARARRYRYVILNRRVRPALDARYVAWERQALDAQAMHDAAQSLVGEHDFNAFRTVACQAKSPVRTVHEISVRREHEHVIVEIQANAFLHHMVRNIVGSLLPIGRGEQPTDWLAQLLAGRDRALAGPTAAAAGLTFLQPLYPAESGLALALCLP, from the coding sequence TTGCGTATCGCGTTGGGTGTCGAATACGACGGCACCGACTTCCTCGGTTGGCAGCGCCAGCAGCATGGCCCGAGCGTGCAAGCGACGCTCGAGCGCGCGCTGAGTTTTGTCGCCGATGCGCCGATCGAAGTCGTCTGTGCCGGGCGCACCGACGCCGGCGTGCATGCGCGGTGCCAGGTCGTGCATTTCGATACTAAGGCCGAACGTGCGCCGCGTGGCTGGATGCTGGGTGTGAGTTCTCGCCTGCCCGACAGCGTATGCGTGTTATGGGCTCAAACCGTGAGCGAGGATTTTCATGCGCGCTTCGGTGCGCGGGCGCGGCGCTATCGTTATGTGATTTTGAATCGCCGCGTGCGGCCCGCGCTGGACGCGCGTTACGTCGCGTGGGAGCGCCAGGCGCTGGATGCGCAAGCGATGCACGACGCGGCGCAATCGCTCGTCGGCGAACATGATTTCAACGCGTTCCGCACGGTCGCTTGCCAAGCCAAATCGCCGGTGCGCACCGTGCATGAAATCAGTGTGCGGCGCGAGCACGAGCATGTGATCGTCGAGATTCAGGCGAACGCATTTTTGCATCACATGGTGCGTAACATCGTCGGCAGTCTTTTGCCGATTGGTCGTGGCGAGCAGCCCACTGATTGGCTTGCACAACTACTGGCCGGTCGTGATCGCGCTTTGGCCGGACCCACCGCCGCCGCCGCAGGTTTGACCTTCCTGCAGCCGTTGTATCCGGCGGAATCCGGTTTGGCGTTGGCCTTATGCTTGCCTTGA
- a CDS encoding FimV/HubP family polar landmark protein, with product MNAPIKLSLAIALALGGTNVWALGLGAIQVKSGLNQPLIAEIPVTVSSPGEAAELAVSLANDEDFARVGLSRGRVGAALQFAVVTQPQGGTVIQVTSTENVREPYLDFLIQANWAKGKLLREYTVLLDPPVTAPAAKSSIAAVSKPAPAPVVAKTPAIVPGDTAPAKVRQPASAPAPAAPVAAAKAPAAAPASAPITGKEFGPVTSGSALSQVAQAVRGDSSTDLNRLMLALYKANPQAFFKPNINALKTGAVLRIPSADEIQAIGSLREAAAQVNSQAHDWASGAQPTMVAGGQTDVSSKTDKAPAKADAGGKKGVSERLALVPPRAGKDDQGKADQPGAAGHGKTVASNGSVAELARAQESLVAREHEAAELKSRLKDLEDIKSKNDRLISLKDSEIAELQRKLKDTQDAATKAAATAAVKPAPSAPVVADVKPTDAKPADAKPADAKPAVDSKPITAVAPVVVPPPAMAPVLTDAEKAKAAAANAAVTPSPASKSDTTPPATVAAVPPVTAITPTPATPPVTTPPPAPSSPPLADVTPATTTPSASSEAPHVTPPAPIAVVPPAKPAPVAAKPAVTTPVVADEPWYKNTLILSGAGALLLIIGLFALLRSRKPATPIRPVRETGLSDDLDMPHAQDEEEHALLEDLARHPDDIDRHLELLSLYYAHRDVAKFESAAQAMHAQITDPSQLEWQQVKAMGAELAPTHPLFADAEYHAHYASDRDDAELDHDIAPMPDHSHDYAPEKAAAWSAPVAHDAVTQPHLHHLDSDELDLPLHHDFDVTPTSHDLVDMDEPEHDHAVPLHEPLALEEAIVTKLDLARAYLDMGDPDGARSMIEEVIAEGNETQKQEARKLLEEVR from the coding sequence ATGAATGCACCAATCAAGCTGTCGCTCGCCATCGCGCTGGCGTTGGGTGGAACCAATGTCTGGGCGCTGGGCCTGGGTGCCATCCAGGTCAAGTCCGGTCTGAATCAACCGCTGATCGCCGAAATTCCGGTCACCGTCAGCTCGCCTGGCGAAGCCGCCGAGTTGGCCGTATCGCTGGCGAACGACGAGGATTTTGCACGCGTAGGCTTGTCTCGCGGCAGAGTCGGCGCGGCGCTGCAATTCGCTGTCGTGACCCAACCGCAGGGCGGTACGGTGATCCAGGTCACCAGCACCGAAAACGTGCGCGAGCCGTATCTGGATTTCCTGATACAGGCCAACTGGGCCAAGGGCAAGCTGCTGCGCGAGTACACCGTGCTGCTTGATCCGCCAGTGACTGCACCGGCAGCCAAGTCCTCGATCGCGGCTGTTAGCAAACCAGCGCCCGCGCCAGTCGTAGCCAAGACGCCGGCAATCGTGCCGGGCGACACGGCGCCGGCGAAAGTGCGCCAGCCGGCATCCGCGCCAGCTCCGGCCGCTCCGGTAGCCGCAGCCAAAGCACCTGCTGCTGCACCGGCAAGTGCGCCGATCACCGGCAAGGAGTTTGGTCCGGTCACCAGCGGTTCCGCCCTGAGCCAAGTGGCGCAGGCCGTGCGCGGCGACAGTTCCACCGATCTCAATCGCCTCATGCTGGCTTTGTACAAGGCCAATCCGCAGGCGTTCTTCAAACCCAATATCAATGCGCTGAAAACCGGCGCGGTCTTGCGCATTCCGTCGGCTGATGAAATTCAGGCGATCGGATCGCTGCGTGAAGCCGCGGCACAAGTGAACAGCCAGGCGCACGACTGGGCGTCGGGCGCCCAGCCGACGATGGTCGCCGGTGGTCAAACCGATGTTTCGAGCAAAACCGACAAAGCGCCGGCCAAGGCCGATGCTGGCGGCAAGAAAGGCGTGAGCGAGCGCCTTGCGCTGGTGCCGCCACGTGCGGGCAAGGATGATCAAGGCAAGGCTGATCAGCCCGGTGCTGCCGGTCACGGCAAGACTGTTGCCAGCAACGGCAGTGTCGCCGAGTTGGCGCGCGCACAGGAAAGTCTGGTCGCGCGTGAGCACGAAGCTGCCGAGCTGAAATCGCGCTTGAAAGATCTCGAAGACATCAAAAGCAAGAACGATCGCCTGATCAGCCTGAAAGATTCGGAAATTGCGGAACTGCAGCGCAAGCTCAAGGATACGCAGGACGCAGCGACCAAGGCCGCTGCGACGGCTGCCGTGAAACCCGCGCCAAGTGCGCCGGTTGTTGCTGATGTCAAACCTACCGATGCCAAGCCCGCTGATGCCAAGCCCGCTGATGCCAAGCCCGCGGTCGATAGCAAACCGATCACTGCAGTGGCGCCTGTTGTTGTACCGCCGCCTGCGATGGCGCCGGTTCTGACCGACGCTGAAAAAGCCAAGGCTGCGGCCGCGAATGCTGCGGTTACTCCGTCACCGGCAAGCAAATCCGATACAACGCCTCCGGCAACGGTAGCGGCGGTGCCGCCAGTAACGGCGATCACGCCGACGCCTGCCACGCCGCCGGTCACCACGCCGCCGCCAGCACCGAGTTCGCCGCCGCTCGCGGATGTAACTCCGGCTACAACAACGCCAAGTGCCAGCAGCGAAGCGCCGCACGTCACCCCGCCCGCGCCGATTGCGGTCGTGCCGCCCGCCAAGCCTGCACCGGTTGCCGCCAAACCTGCAGTAACCACGCCCGTCGTAGCCGATGAGCCTTGGTACAAAAACACCTTGATCCTGTCGGGTGCGGGTGCGCTGTTGCTGATCATCGGACTGTTCGCGTTATTGCGTTCGCGCAAGCCGGCCACGCCGATCCGCCCGGTTCGCGAAACCGGATTGAGCGATGATCTGGATATGCCGCATGCGCAGGACGAGGAAGAGCATGCCTTGCTCGAAGATCTCGCGCGTCATCCTGACGACATTGATCGTCACCTCGAATTGCTGAGCCTGTATTACGCGCATCGTGACGTCGCCAAGTTTGAATCGGCAGCGCAGGCGATGCATGCGCAGATCACTGATCCGAGTCAGCTCGAATGGCAACAGGTGAAGGCGATGGGCGCGGAACTTGCGCCGACGCATCCGTTGTTCGCCGACGCCGAATACCACGCGCACTACGCGTCGGATCGTGACGATGCCGAGCTCGACCACGATATCGCGCCGATGCCGGATCACAGCCACGATTACGCCCCGGAAAAAGCGGCGGCATGGTCTGCTCCGGTGGCGCACGACGCAGTGACACAACCGCACTTGCATCATCTGGACAGCGACGAACTCGACTTGCCGCTGCACCATGATTTTGATGTCACTCCCACCAGTCATGACCTTGTCGATATGGACGAACCCGAACACGACCATGCGGTTCCGTTGCACGAGCCGCTGGCGCTTGAAGAAGCCATCGTTACCAAGCTCGATCTGGCTCGCGCCTACCTCGATATGGGTGATCCCGACGGCGCGCGCAGCATGATCGAAGAAGTGATCGCCGAAGGTAACGAGACGCAAAAACAGGAAGCACGCAAGCTGCTCGAAGAAGTCAGATAA
- a CDS encoding aspartate-semialdehyde dehydrogenase, protein MSKKASYKIAMVGATGAVGETVLSILHERAFPISELVALASERSAGSTIEFGARSITVQNLDNYDFSGVDIAFFSAGGSVSRKHAPRAAAAGAVVIDNTSEFRYQDDIPLVISEVNPHAIAQYKKHGIIANPNCSTMQMLVALAPIHHAVGITRINVATYQSVSGAGRSGLDELAKQTAAMLNGQEFPPAKFSAQIAFNVIPHIDDFQDNGYTKEEMKMVWETRKIFEDETIQVNPTAVRVPVFYGHAEAVHIETRDKISAEQARALLETTSGVVVVDERKAGGYPTPVSHAAGQDPVFVGRIREDISHVHGLNLWIVSDNIRKGAALNAVQIAELLVKSYL, encoded by the coding sequence ATGAGCAAGAAGGCGAGCTATAAAATTGCAATGGTCGGCGCCACCGGCGCAGTGGGCGAAACCGTGTTGAGCATTCTGCACGAGCGCGCGTTCCCGATCAGCGAATTGGTTGCGCTCGCCAGCGAACGTTCGGCGGGCAGCACCATCGAGTTCGGCGCGCGCAGCATCACCGTGCAGAATCTCGATAACTACGATTTCAGCGGTGTCGATATCGCGTTCTTCTCGGCCGGCGGTTCGGTCAGTCGCAAGCACGCGCCGCGTGCCGCAGCGGCGGGCGCGGTGGTGATCGACAACACCTCGGAGTTTCGCTACCAAGACGATATTCCACTCGTGATCAGCGAGGTCAATCCGCACGCGATCGCGCAGTACAAAAAACACGGCATCATCGCTAATCCGAATTGCTCAACGATGCAGATGCTCGTAGCACTTGCGCCGATCCATCATGCGGTCGGCATCACGCGCATCAATGTGGCGACCTATCAATCGGTCTCCGGCGCCGGACGCTCCGGGCTGGACGAACTCGCCAAGCAGACGGCGGCGATGCTCAACGGCCAGGAATTTCCACCGGCCAAGTTCAGCGCGCAGATCGCGTTCAATGTCATTCCGCACATCGACGATTTCCAGGACAACGGCTACACCAAGGAAGAAATGAAAATGGTCTGGGAGACGCGCAAGATTTTCGAGGACGAAACGATCCAGGTGAATCCGACCGCAGTGCGCGTGCCGGTGTTCTACGGCCATGCCGAAGCTGTGCATATCGAAACGCGCGACAAGATCAGCGCCGAACAGGCGCGCGCATTATTGGAAACGACGTCGGGCGTGGTGGTGGTGGACGAGCGCAAGGCAGGCGGCTATCCGACGCCGGTGTCACATGCGGCTGGGCAGGACCCGGTTTTTGTCGGCCGCATTCGCGAGGATATCTCGCACGTTCACGGTCTCAATCTGTGGATTGTGTCGGACAATATTCGCAAAGGAGCGGCGCTGAATGCGGTTCAGATCGCCGAGCTATTGGTTAAAAGCTATTTGTAA
- the aroC gene encoding chorismate synthase, whose translation MSHNTFGKILCVTTFGESHGPAIGCVIDGCPPGIAITAEDFRHDLDRRATGKSRHTSQRHEEDAVEILSGVFEGKTTGTALALLIRNTDARSKDYGNIAETFRPAHADYTYWHKYGIRDHRGGGRSSARETTMRVAAGVIAKKWLHEHFGISVRGYLAQIGPHTPAAFDWSVVEDNAFFWPDAAMVATLESYMDALRKSGDSIGARVNVVANNVPPGWGEPIYGKLDAELAAALMSINAVKGVEIGAGFESVAQHGSQHRDEMTPQGFLSNHAGGILGGISSGQDVCVSIALKPTSSLRLPGRGVNLAGEATEVITTGRHDPCVGIRATPIAEAMVALVLMDQALRHRAQCGDVGVMSPLISASVAGAKPE comes from the coding sequence GTGTCGCATAACACGTTCGGAAAAATTCTCTGTGTCACCACGTTCGGCGAAAGCCACGGTCCGGCAATCGGTTGTGTGATCGACGGCTGCCCGCCAGGCATCGCGATCACGGCAGAGGACTTTCGCCACGATCTCGATCGTCGCGCCACCGGCAAATCGCGGCATACCTCGCAGCGGCATGAAGAAGACGCGGTGGAAATTCTCTCGGGCGTATTCGAAGGCAAGACCACCGGCACCGCGCTGGCGCTGCTGATCCGCAACACTGACGCGCGCTCGAAGGACTACGGCAATATCGCCGAGACGTTTCGACCGGCGCATGCCGATTACACTTACTGGCACAAATACGGGATTCGCGATCATCGCGGTGGTGGACGTTCGAGCGCGCGCGAGACCACGATGCGCGTGGCCGCCGGCGTCATTGCAAAAAAATGGCTGCATGAACATTTCGGCATTTCGGTGCGCGGTTATCTCGCGCAAATCGGCCCGCACACCCCGGCGGCTTTCGACTGGTCGGTGGTCGAGGACAATGCGTTTTTCTGGCCTGATGCGGCGATGGTCGCAACGCTGGAAAGTTACATGGATGCGCTGCGCAAATCCGGCGATTCGATCGGCGCACGCGTCAACGTCGTGGCGAACAATGTGCCGCCGGGTTGGGGCGAGCCGATTTACGGCAAACTCGATGCCGAACTCGCCGCAGCCTTGATGAGCATCAACGCGGTCAAGGGTGTGGAGATCGGCGCGGGTTTCGAATCTGTCGCGCAGCACGGCAGCCAGCATCGCGATGAAATGACGCCGCAAGGTTTTCTGTCGAACCATGCCGGCGGCATTCTCGGCGGCATTTCCAGTGGTCAGGATGTTTGCGTGAGCATCGCGCTGAAACCGACATCGAGTCTGCGTTTGCCGGGTCGCGGCGTGAACCTCGCGGGCGAGGCGACCGAAGTCATCACCACCGGCCGCCACGATCCGTGCGTCGGCATTCGCGCCACGCCAATCGCCGAGGCGATGGTCGCGCTGGTGCTGATGGATCAGGCGTTGCGCCATCGCGCGCAATGCGGCGATGTCGGTGTGATGTCGCCGCTGATTTCGGCGTCCGTCGCGGGCGCCAAACCGGAGTAA
- the prmB gene encoding 50S ribosomal protein L3 N(5)-glutamine methyltransferase has protein sequence MTDQLASIIDFIRYGASRFAAAGLTFGHNYDNALDESTQLVLHTLHLPHDMPPVYGQGRLVEAERKQLLALIERRISERKPVAYLTGEAWFAGMSFKVDERVLVPRSPIAELIESGFEPWLEGREVTRAMDLCTGSGCIGIAIAEYNPDWQVDCVDISEDALELARENAAMHNLQRRVRVLRSDLFAAIGDLRYELIVSNPPYVTEQEYDDLPPEYGHEPALGLKAGYDGLDFALRILQAAPQHLSDDGVLVVEVGDSEHALVELLPTVPFVWVEFKVGPMGVFVIEQRDLLKHRKDIEAAIAAR, from the coding sequence GTGACCGACCAGCTTGCCAGCATCATCGACTTTATCCGCTACGGCGCCAGCCGCTTTGCGGCGGCGGGCCTGACCTTCGGCCACAACTACGACAACGCGCTGGATGAATCCACCCAGCTTGTATTGCACACCTTGCATCTGCCGCACGATATGCCGCCAGTGTACGGCCAGGGCCGATTGGTCGAGGCCGAGCGCAAGCAATTGCTGGCACTGATCGAACGTCGCATCAGCGAGCGCAAGCCGGTCGCGTATCTCACGGGTGAGGCTTGGTTTGCCGGCATGTCGTTCAAGGTCGACGAAAGAGTGCTGGTGCCGCGTTCGCCGATTGCCGAGTTGATCGAAAGCGGTTTCGAGCCATGGCTCGAAGGTCGTGAAGTTACCCGTGCGATGGATCTTTGCACGGGCTCAGGCTGCATCGGCATCGCGATAGCTGAATACAACCCGGATTGGCAGGTGGATTGTGTCGATATCAGCGAGGACGCGCTCGAACTCGCGCGCGAAAACGCTGCAATGCACAACCTGCAGCGTCGTGTGCGCGTGCTGCGTTCGGATCTGTTCGCCGCGATTGGCGATCTGCGTTATGAACTCATCGTCAGCAACCCGCCGTATGTCACCGAGCAGGAATATGACGACTTGCCGCCAGAATATGGTCATGAACCCGCGCTAGGTTTGAAGGCTGGCTACGACGGGCTGGATTTCGCGCTGCGAATTCTGCAAGCTGCACCGCAGCATCTGAGCGATGACGGTGTGCTGGTGGTCGAAGTAGGCGATAGCGAGCATGCGTTGGTCGAGTTGTTGCCGACCGTGCCGTTCGTCTGGGTCGAGTTCAAGGTCGGGCCGATGGGCGTGTTCGTGATCGAGCAGCGCGATCTGCTCAAACATCGCAAGGATATCGAGGCCGCCATCGCGGCGCGCTGA
- a CDS encoding SCO family protein codes for MTQSSTTRIPSIALILIAAFACGLGLFVAQRYFSTPKQPPLQAALLYPQAREIPDFTLTQANGKPLTKADWRGHWTLIFFGYTSCPDVCPTTLAVFKQAWAELVKLGLNQRIQIDFISVDPQRDTPEQLSKYVAFFSADFIAATGSDEQLTLVTRGTGQMFTRGVDAKGNVEVDHSASVVIVNPQAQVAGMFRPPLSAPIIVADLQTLLKPE; via the coding sequence ATGACTCAATCATCTACAACCCGCATCCCGTCCATCGCGTTGATCCTGATCGCGGCCTTTGCTTGCGGCCTCGGCCTGTTTGTCGCGCAACGTTATTTCAGCACGCCGAAACAACCGCCGCTGCAGGCGGCATTACTGTATCCGCAGGCGCGCGAAATTCCAGATTTCACTCTCACCCAAGCCAACGGCAAGCCGCTGACCAAAGCCGACTGGCGCGGTCATTGGACGCTGATTTTCTTCGGCTACACCAGCTGCCCGGATGTTTGCCCGACCACGCTGGCCGTGTTCAAGCAGGCTTGGGCCGAACTCGTCAAACTCGGACTGAACCAGCGCATCCAGATCGATTTCATTTCGGTCGATCCGCAGCGCGATACGCCCGAGCAACTGAGCAAATACGTGGCGTTCTTCAGCGCGGATTTCATCGCCGCGACCGGTAGCGACGAACAACTCACGCTAGTCACGCGCGGCACCGGCCAGATGTTCACGCGTGGGGTGGATGCGAAGGGCAATGTCGAGGTCGATCACAGCGCCTCGGTGGTGATCGTCAATCCGCAGGCGCAAGTAGCCGGTATGTTCCGCCCGCCGCTGTCGGCGCCGATTATCGTTGCCGACCTGCAAACCTTGCTCAAACCGGAATAA